The genome window GATCTTATTCTCAGCAACATTAAGATTTTCCACAACTCTTCGGACAAACTCTTGAATTGTGGGGAAGTCACGTCCAACATCATCAGACCCATCGATCAGGAAGATTACATCCTTTTTTGCACCTTCCATTTCAactgcaaaacataaaacacatatttaaatcaaCAGTACTTTAAAACAAGCATTTCACCATTGCGCAAGACAAaatcattgcattaaaaaggcaGGGGGGAGGGGGTTCTAATGAAGAGATTACACTTATTTGAGGTGCTCAATGTGATGTCATTATAGGCACTGGTGATCAAATTGTCCACAGAAAGCAAATATAGGATAGCTAAGGATAACTATGAAGCCTGGCACAGTTAACAACACAATAAAAGATAAACAACAGTACACAGTTTCCACATAAACTACATTTGTGAACTTTACTTTCTGCCTGAatccctttaacactagaactgttACGTGGGTCAATTTGACCAGTTTTGGATTAGTTTTCGCCAACTTCGCTACCCGAAATCAATGTGTTGTAGGTGTAGTAGATTTTCTATTTGTTTGTCATGTGTCAAAGAGTTGATTTGAGTAAACACTTGAACAATGAAAGACGGTAGCTTAGGGAAATTGTTTGATCTGACAAGCACCCAGGTTTACTGGTACAAAGTCCTGAATCAGATATAGCCAAAATTCGTCATTACAttattaatgataaaaaaaagacatttaatacCAAgttgccaactcagtgaaagcctagttgcttcaTTTCTCAATATATCTGGGAGACATCAACCCTTCATTTTGTTCAAGAaaaatatcagaaggaaatatttaatcttgaaagtagccagTTCCATTTACGTCTAAACATGTTAATCTAGTGGGTAATCAAACTTTTTATCTACTTTCGGAGTCAACGaagttaaaaatgttatttaaacccTCCTGTAGTTGTGGAATtaaacaagttcttttttttagTCTTGCCTCTTATAGTAAGTAGAACTTCAGGCGGGTAACAGGTAAACTTAGTACTTTCTGGACGGGTATTTATGTGCCTACCCCCCCCATTTACTCTTACATCACTATTGTGAAAAAGTGGTTTACACATATATTTGATTGTAACTCTGTATGCGCTAACTTTAGAACAATAAttcagttgtattttgttttttttgtaaaaaacttACGACATCTGTGAGGTTGTGCTTTCAACATATTGGGTGCTACGCCTTGAACCCAAAAAAACCCACGATTATTCAAGTCGTTCATACACTGGTCTTTGAATGATCAAGTAGGATTGAATAGCCACAGCTGCCTCATTTGCCCCCagatgcacattattattatattatttattattattattattattgtatttagctgacacttttattcaaagtgaCGTACCAGTTTATGAGAACtacaatttttaaataattacaacaaataaacaaacagagtaATACAGGAAGAAGAAACGCAGTGGAGTACAGGCTCCAGTGCAATAGACAAATGCTGCTGAAAGCTGCTGCGGTACAGAGGCGTATTCAGCATAGGGTTACATGCCCGGAAGCagtatattcatttttatgttatgttttttttttttttttttacttttacagttttgtatgtacattgccatatttttgaaaatacacacttttttattattatgaaaagcgggaaatacattatttcaatagaacttaaataacaacaatgtgtttataatatagatcacatcatatatattttttccaatgGCAGCATTAGATAAGTATAAataatacttgtgcaggcatatcactttttagaaattattttttgtgtgataaatttcaaagcagacttcaaaccctcatcaatgctCACATCTTTATCTAacacatatacatcagaaaacctCAGTTGCACATTTTCAGTCACGTCATGTACAGTATCTTCCCCAGTTTCCGGCATGGGTGTATAGCgctctgtgacaggatgacagagagctaaggctcagagacagagtaaaggcaaaaaaataaagttctttattaaacaaaaataatcaaataaataggcacaagggccaacagaaagaggttcaaaaacaaataatcaaaatgaacttacaaagtaaactGTCAGGATccaggtcttttaaaacaagacactcctttatTCTAAACATAAAgctctccaacacaaaagcaaactcccaaacaaaagaacaccctctcagccagggcctctcccctggcttttatcccctgtggctggagcccaattaatcaataattactaattattcaattagagctccagccacattctcacatgttttcctggcagggagaaatttaaccccctccctgccagttccaaacacattcatatagatggggcAGTTCCCCATCACACTTATATGAATTATATCATCAGTCCaggttacaataaataaatagggccGCAAATTGACCAGTACCAAACCTgtagatacacaggcatccatCTGCATTTCTTGTTCCGATACCAAAAGGCAAAACCCCAAGACCTTTTAGAGCAGTTGCTGAAGCCCCAACATCATCTCTGGACCTTCCACCAGTCAGCAGAATTAAAACCTGACCTTCCACCAGTCAACACCCTCAAGACGTCTGCTACCAGAAGAAGCAGTAAAGACATTGTCCATAACAAACTGGAGAGCTGCTCCAGTGTTGAGGGGTCTTCCACCTTTATGTCTCAGGCCTCTGATGGTATTAAGGACATCTTCCTTGGTTGAATATGTATTCAGGTAGAAAGCTGCAGCTGCATcattactgtactgcaccacagcAACTCGATCTTTATTTTCCTCCACATCCATAGTTCTCCAAATCCCTTTCGACTATAAATAACATTTCGAACAAAATCACGGATTGCTGGGAATCCATTCCTAGTATCATCAGAACCATCAAGTAGAAACACAACATCCCTTTTGGCACCTTCTTTGTCAACTATGAAGTATAACAAACACAGGGGTTAACATAAGAAGAAAAAAGTTCACGTGGAGTTAGGACAAATGCTATACGTGAAGTTAACTAGTGCATTTAACCTGACAGTAATGAAATGCACCTACATATtgtttataggttttttttttttttttaaatcaaaatacaaatgtgttctttCAATCCATAAACAAGAGAGGCAGTGCTAGACCAGATTGGTAATTAAAGGGATGAAGGAAAATATTCACTTGTCTTAAATTTAGCTTACACAAATTCTTTACCACCTGTTTCTATTAATAACTAAAAGTACAACTTTCTTATATACACACTGGCACAGAATATATCATactcaaaaaaagaagaaaaaactgcaTTGGTAAGGTTAATTTGTAAGCCAACAATcatgtatttaagaaatacaTCACTAGTCTATGCCCATGTATAAAATACAGATAATAAGATGCCCTATTTAAACTGACAAAAAGAGAAGATGCCAAGACGGCAGATTCAGTATAGTGTGGAAAGTAAGACAAGATCAAATGAGGTGGCTCTTGTCTGTTcactgagacacttaggaaaCATAGAAAACAATCCAAAAAGATGGCTCTGGGAGTGCAGTTATGATAGTTGGTTGTAAGGTCTAAAATTCCACATTGTTTCCTGAGTGGAAGACAATGGAAAGAAACAAAGTGCTCGAGAAAAGCCTGGTCTAAATAATCAAGTCACAATGAGATCAGAACATTTTTCACGTTGAAAAAATATTCGGCGATGCTTTGTCATGGCACTGCAATGTGAATTATTCATCATTCACTTTTCACTTTTGTGTAAACATGCATCAGATTCTAGAACCCTTATGAAACAGGTACTTGCATAAATGCTAATGGAGCTAAGTATTGAAATTCCTATTTTCAATTTTAATCGCCTTTTATTTACCTATGACTGATGGTGTCTCTGTTGTTATCTCTCTGGAAATTTTTGTCACGGAGGATAGAAGTTGCTGCTGGATGTTTGGAAGGTCAGAGAAGTCAGAAACAGAAAGAGCAAAAGTAGGGTAGTATGAAATTGTTTGCAACTCCCTGGTATCTGCAGTCCTTGTTCCGATACCAAACGGCACAACCCCAAGCCCTTTTAGGGCAGTTGCTGAAGGCCCAACATCATCTCTGGACCTTCCAAAAGTCAGCAGAATTAAAACCTGTGGAACACCCTCAAGACGTCTGCTACCAGAAGAAGCAGTAAAGACATTGTCCATAACAAACTGGAGAGCTGCTCCAGTGTTGAGGGGTCTTCCACCTTTATGTCTCAGGCCTTTGATGGTATTAAGGACATCTTCCTTGGTTGAATATGTATTCAGGTAGAAAGCTGCAGCTGCATcattactgtactgcaccacagcAACTCGATCTTTATTTTCCTCCACATCCATATTCTCCACTACACTTTGAACAAACTCGCGGATTGCTGGGAATCCATTCCTAGTGTCATCAGAACCATCAAGCAGAAACACAACATCTCTTTGGGCAGAATCTCTTTCaactataaataacattaaatacatatgtTAATTCAAAAATACTTCAGATGGAGAATAATCATCAAGTGACTCTCAACATTGTTTCCTGAGTGGaagacaatggaaagaaaaaaagccCTGGAGAAAAGCTTTGTCTAACTAATCCAAAATCCCAATCAGAAACCACTTGGTTACAGTCTCTTATGTtgatgttgaaaaataaataaataccagtattAAAATTGCTTGGTAATGCTCCTTACCTACGACTGTTGGTCTCTCTGTTATTCTGCCTCTGTCAATTTTTATCATAGAGGACAGAAGTTGCTGCTGGATGTTTGGAAGGTCAGAGAAGTCAGAAACCGAAAGAGCAAAAGTAGGGTAGTATGAAATTGTTTGCAACTCCCTGGTATCTGCATTTCTTGTTCCGATACCAAAAGGCAAAACCCCAAGACCTTTTAGAGCAGTTGCTGAAGCCCCAACATCATCTCTGGACCTTCCACCAGTCAGCAGAATTAAAACCTGTGGCACACCCTCAAGACGTCTGCTACCAGAAGAAGCAGTAAAGACATTGTCCATAACAAACTGGAGAGCTGCTCCAGTGTTGAGGGGTCTTCCACCTTTATGTCTCAGGCCTCTGATGGTATTAAGGACATCTTCCTTGGTTGAATATGTATTCAGGTAGAAAGCTGCAGCTGCATcattactgtactgcaccacagcAACTCGATCTTTATTTTCCTCCACATCCATGTTCTCCACTACTCTTCGAACAAAATCACGGATTGCTGGGAATCCATTCCTAGTATCATCAGAACCATCAAGTAGAAACACAACATCCCTTTTGGCACCTTCTTTGTCAACTATGAAGTATAACAAACACAGGGGTTAACATAAGAAGAAAAAAGTTCACGTGGAGTTAGGACAAATGCTATACGTGAAGTTAACTAGTGCATTTAACCTGACAATAATGAAATTCACCTACATATTgtttatagtctttttttttttttttttaatcaaaatacaaatgtgttctttCAATCCATAAACAAGAGAGGCAGTGCTAGACCAGATTGGTAATTAAAGGGATGAAGGAAAATATTCACTTGTCTTAAATTTAGCTTACACAAATTCTTTACCACCTGTTTCTATTAATAACTAAAAGTACAACTTTCTTATATACACACTGGCACAGAATATATCATactcaaaaaaagaagaaaaaactgcaTTGGTAAGGTTAATTTGTAAGCCAACAATcatgtatttaagaaatacaTCACTAGTCTATGCCCATGTATAAAATACAGATAATAAGATGCCCTATTTAAACTGACAAAAAGAGAAGATGCCAAGACGGCAGATTCAGTATAGTGTGGAAAGTAAGACAAGATCAAATGAGGTGGCTCTTGTCTGTTcactgagacacttaggaaaCATAGAAAACAATCCAAAAAGATGGCTCTGGGAGTGCAGTTATGATAGTTGGTTGTAAGGTCTAAAATTCCACATTGTTTCCTGAGTGGAAGACAATGGAAAGAAACAAAGTGCTCGAGAAAAGCCTGGTCTAAATAATCAAGTCACAATGAGATCAGAAAATTTTTCACGTTGAAAAAATATTCGGCGATGCTTTGTCATGGCACTGCAATGTGAATTATTCATCATTCACTTTTCACTTTTGTGTAAACATGCATCAGATTCTAGAACCCTTATGAAACAGGTACTTGCATAAATGCTAATGGAGCTAAGTATTGAAATTCCTATTTTCAATTTTAATCGCCTTTTATTTACCTATGACTGATGGTGTCTCTGTTGTTATCTCTCTGGAAATTTTTGTCATAGAGGATAGAAGTTGCTGCTGGATGTTTGGAAGGTCAGAGAAGTCAGAAACAGAAAGAGCAAAAGTAGGGTAGTATGAAATTGTTTGCAACTCCCTGGTATCTGCAGTCCTTGTTCCGATACCAAACGGCACAACCCCAAGCCCTTTTAGGGCAGTTGCTGAAGGCCCAACATCATCTCTGGACCTTCCACCActcagcagaattaaaacctGTGGAACACCCTCAAGACGCCTGCTACCAGAGGAAGCTGTAAAGACATTGTCCATAACAAACTGGAGAGCTGCTCCAGTGTTGAGGGGTCTTCCACCTTTATGTCTCAGGCCTCTGATGGTATTAAGGACATCTTCCTTGGTTGAATATGTATTCAGGTAGAAAGCTGCAGCTGCATcattactgtactgcaccacagcAACTCGATCTTTATTTTCCTCCACATCCATGTTCTCCACGACTCTTTGAACAAACTCGCGGATTGCTGGGAATCCATTCCTAGTGTCATCAGAACCATCAAGCAGAAACACAACATCTCTTTGGGCAGAATCTCTTTCaactataaataacattaaatacatatgtTAATTCAAAAATACTTCAGATGGAGAATAATCATCAAGTGACTCTCAACATTGTTTCCTGAGTGGaagacaatggaaagaaaaaaagccCTGGAGAAAAGCTTTGTCTAACTAATCCAAAATCCCAATCAGAAACCACTTGGTTACAGTCTCTTATGTtgatgttgaaaaataaataaataccagtattAAAATTGCTTGGTAATGCTCCTTACCTACGACTGTTGGTCTCTCTGTTATTCTGCCTCTGTCAATTTTTATCATAGAGGACAGAAGTTGCTGCTGGATGTTTGGAAGGTCAGAGAAGTCAGAAACCGAAAGAGCAAAAGTAGGGTAGTACGAAATTGTTTGCAACTCCCTGGTATCTGCATTTCTTGTTCCGATACCAAAAGGCAAAACCCCAAGACCTTTTAGAGCAGTTGCTGAAGCCCCAACATCATCTCTGGACCTTCCACCAGTCAGCAGAATTAAAACCTGTGGAACACCCTCAAGACGTCTGCTACCAGAAGAAGCAGTAAAGACATTGTCCATAACAAACTGGAGAGCTGCTCCAGTGTTGAGGGGTCTTCCACCTTTATGTGTCAGGCCTCTGATGGTATTAAGGACATCTTCCTTGGTTGAATATGTATTCAGGTAGAAAGCTGCAGCTGCATcattactgtactgcaccacagcAACTCGATCTTTATTTTCCTCCACATCCATATTCTCCACTACTCTTCGAACAAAATCACGGATTGCTGGGAATCCATTCCTAGTATCATCAGAACCATCAAGTAGAAACACAACATCCCTTTTGGCACCTTCTTTGTCAACTATGAAGTATAACAAACACAGGGGTTAACATAAGAAGAAAAAAGTTCACGTGGAGTTAGGACAAATGCTATACGTGAAGTTAACTAGTGCATTTAACCTGACAATAATGAAATGCACCTACATATtgtttataggttttttttttttttttttaatcaaaatacaaatgtgttctttCAATCCATAAACAAGAGAGGCAGTGCTAGACCAGATTGGTAATTAAAGGGATGAAGGAAAATATTCACTTGTCTTAAATTTAGCTTACACAAATTCTTTACCACCTGTTTCTATTAATAACTAAAAGTACAACTTTCTTATATACACACTGGCACAGAATATATCATactcaaaaaaagaagaaaaaactgcaTTGGTAAGGTTAATTTGTAAGCCAACAATcatgtatttaagaaatacaTCACTAGTCTATGCCCATGTATAAAATACAGATAATAAGATGCCCTATTTAAACTGACAAAAAGAGAAGATGCCAAGACGGCAGATTCAGTATAGTGTGGAAAGTAAGACAAGATCAAATGAGGTGGCTCTTGCCTGTTcactgagacacttaggaaaCATAGAAAACAATCCAAAAAGATGGCTCTGGGAGTGCAGTTATGATAGTTGGTTGTAAGGTCTAAAATTCCACATTGTTTCCTGAGTGGAAGACAATGGAAAGAAACAAAGTGCTCGAGAAAAGCCTGGTCTAAATAATCAAGTCACAATGAGATCAGAAAATTTTTCACGTTGAAAAAATATTCGGCGATGCTTTGTCATGGCACTGCAATGTGAATTATTCATCATTCACTTTTCACTTTTGTGTAAACATGCATCAGATTCTAGAACCCTTATGAAACAGGTACTTGCATAAATGCTAATGGAGCTAAGTATTGAAATTCCTATTTTCAATTTTAATCGCCTTTTATTTACCTATGATTGATGGTGTCTCTGTTGTTATCTCTCTGGAAATTTTTGTCACGGAGGATAGAAGTTGCTGCTGGATGTTTGGAAGGTCAGAGAAGTCAGAAACAGAAAGAGCAAAAGTAGGGTAGTATGAAATTGTTTGCAACTCCCTAATATCTGCAGTCCTTGTTCCGATACCAAACGGCACAACCCCAAGCCCTTTTAGGGCAGTTGCTGAAGGCCCAACATCATCTCTGGACCTTCCACCAGTCAGCAGAATTAAAACCTGTGGAACACCCTCAAGACGTCTGCTACCAGAGGAAGCTGTAAAGACATTGTCCATAACAAACTGGAGAGCTGCTCCAGTGTTGAGGGGTCTTCCACCTTTATGTCTCAGGCCTCTGATGGTATTAAGGACATCTTCCTTGGTTGAATATGTATTCAGGTAGAAAGCTGCAGCTGCATcattactgtactgcaccacagcAACTCGATCTTTATTTTCCTCCACATCCATGTTCTCCACGACTCTTTGAACAAACTCGCGGATTGCTGGGAATCCATTTCTAGTGTCATCAGAACCATCAAGCAGAAACACAACATCTCTTTGGGCAGAATCTCTTTCaactataaataacat of Polyodon spathula isolate WHYD16114869_AA unplaced genomic scaffold, ASM1765450v1 scaffolds_4031, whole genome shotgun sequence contains these proteins:
- the LOC121312590 gene encoding collagen alpha-3(VI) chain-like, which produces MDNVFTASSGSRRLEGVPQVLILLSGGRSRDDVGPSATALKGLGVVPFGIGTRTADTRELQTISYYPTFALSVSDFSDLPNIQQQLLSSVTKISREITTETPSIIVDKEGAKRDVVFLLDGSDDTRNGFPAIRDFVRRVVENMDVEENKDRVAVVQYSNDAAAAFYLNTYSTKEDVLNTIRGLRHKGGRPLNTGAALQFVMDNVFTASSGSRRLEGVPQVLILLTGGRSRDDVGASATALKGLGVLPFGIGTRNADTRELQTISYYPTFALSVSDFSDLPNIQQQLLSSMIKIDRGRITERPTVVVERDSAQRDVVFLLDGSDDTRNGFPAIREFVQRVVENMDVEENKDRVAVVQYSNDAAAAFYLNTYSTKEDVLNTIRGLRHKGGRPLNTGAALQFVMDNVFTASSGSRRLEGVPQVLILLTGGRSRDDVGPSATALKGLGVVPFGIGTRTADIRELQTISYYPTFALSVSDFSDLPNIQQQLLSSVTKISREITTETPSIIVDKEGAKRDVVFLLDGSDDTRNGFPAIRDFVRRVVENMDVEENKDRVAVVQYSNDAAAAFYLNTYSTKEDVLNTIRGLTHKGGRPLNTGAALQFVMDNVFTASSGSRRLEGVPQVLILLTGGRSRDDVGASATALKGLGVLPFGIGTRNADTRELQTISYYPTFALSVSDFSDLPNIQQQLLSSMIKIDRGRITERPTVVVERDSAQRDVVFLLDGSDDTRNGFPAIREFVQRVVENMDVEENKDRVAVVQYSNDAAAAFYLNTYSTKEDVLNTIRGLRHKGGRPLNTGAALQFVMDNVFTASSGSRRLEGVPQVLILLSGGRSRDDVGPSATALKGLGVVPFGIGTRTADTRELQTISYYPTFALSVSDFSDLPNIQQQLLSSMTKISREITTETPSVIVDKEGAKRDVVFLLDGSDDTRNGFPAIRDFVRRVVENMDVEENKDRVAVVQYSNDAAAAFYLNTYSTKEDVLNTIRGLRHKGGRPLNTGAALQFVMDNVFTASSGSRRLEGVPQVLILLTGGRSRDDVGASATALKGLGVLPFGIGTRNADTRELQTISYYPTFALSVSDFSDLPNIQQQLLSSMIKIDRGRITERPTVVVERDSAQRDVVFLLDGSDDTRNGFPAIREFVQSVVENMDVEENKDRVAVVQYSNDAAAAFYLNTYSTKEDVLNTIKGLRHKGGRPLNTGAALQFVMDNVFTASSGSRRLEGVPQVLILLTFGRSRDDVGPSATALKGLGVVPFGIGTRTADTRELQTISYYPTFALSVSDFSDLPNIQQQLLSSVTKISREITTETPSVIVDKEGAKRDVVFLLDGSDDTRNGFPAIRDFVRNVIYSRKGFGELWMWRKIKIELLWCIEMEGAKKDVIFLIDGSDDVG